A portion of the Krasilnikovia cinnamomea genome contains these proteins:
- a CDS encoding ATP-grasp domain-containing protein — translation MQDGRRPRLIVMFEEGAVTPSEILLSLTEWADLIIVLGDSPYTLTAAPFLEGIAETTPLQQPRDQLIALLRQWEPDGIITYAERMLVPTAEIADALNLLFHSPETAMLLRDKYAQRRRLAAAGVQETKSAHLRDTTQWSNVVRDVGLPVVVKPRLGEGSQYTHLVRDEASGAMLLSRLAAEYGGELVAEEFIEGQSRLPFGDYVSVESYVVEGEITHLAITGKFPILPPFREQGHFWPAPVSSAEHDEIIALTRRALLALDIRTGITHTEVKLTSEGPRLIEVNGRIGGQINELALRACGVDLIAAAAAIAMGHPVHGLALNPQGTFFQYHNLPPLAACRLTEVSGVQDAKQVDGVQSYEVYLHPPAELNRGVMTTWIDVIRGRATNHLEMLDILDRANAKLSFTYDTVEGPLTAPAMWTLQRTGSALVGPPI, via the coding sequence ATGCAGGATGGTCGTCGTCCCCGTCTCATCGTCATGTTCGAGGAAGGAGCGGTCACCCCGTCCGAAATCCTGCTGAGCCTCACGGAATGGGCTGACCTCATCATCGTGCTCGGCGACTCACCGTACACCCTGACGGCCGCGCCCTTCCTCGAAGGCATCGCCGAAACGACGCCGCTGCAACAGCCGCGCGATCAGCTGATCGCGCTACTGCGGCAGTGGGAGCCCGACGGCATCATCACGTACGCAGAAAGAATGCTCGTTCCCACCGCCGAGATCGCGGACGCGCTGAATCTGCTGTTCCATTCGCCGGAGACGGCGATGCTGCTGCGCGACAAGTACGCCCAGCGGCGGCGGCTGGCGGCCGCCGGCGTTCAGGAGACCAAGAGCGCCCACCTACGCGATACCACGCAATGGTCGAATGTTGTGCGCGATGTCGGACTTCCCGTAGTGGTCAAGCCACGGCTCGGTGAGGGAAGCCAGTACACGCACCTGGTACGCGACGAGGCCTCCGGCGCGATGCTGCTCAGCCGCCTGGCCGCGGAGTACGGCGGCGAGCTTGTCGCCGAGGAGTTTATCGAAGGTCAATCCCGGTTACCGTTCGGCGACTACGTCTCAGTGGAGAGTTACGTCGTCGAGGGCGAGATCACTCATCTCGCCATCACCGGGAAATTCCCCATTTTGCCCCCGTTCCGGGAACAGGGCCACTTCTGGCCCGCACCGGTCTCGTCCGCCGAACACGACGAGATCATCGCCCTGACCCGGCGTGCATTGCTCGCCCTCGATATCCGCACCGGCATCACCCATACCGAGGTGAAACTGACCTCTGAAGGCCCACGACTGATCGAGGTGAACGGCCGCATCGGCGGTCAGATCAACGAGCTGGCACTGCGCGCGTGCGGGGTGGATCTGATCGCGGCGGCCGCCGCGATCGCAATGGGCCATCCCGTCCATGGGTTGGCATTAAATCCACAGGGAACGTTCTTTCAATACCACAACCTGCCGCCGCTAGCGGCGTGCCGGCTGACCGAGGTCAGCGGCGTGCAGGACGCCAAGCAGGTCGACGGCGTCCAGTCATACGAGGTTTACCTGCACCCACCGGCGGAACTGAACCGCGGAGTGATGACGACGTGGATCGACGTCATCCGGGGACGGGCCACCAACCACCTCGAGATGCTGGACATCCTCGACCGCGCGAACGCGAAACTGTCATTCACCTATGACACGGTTGAGGGGCCTCTGACCGCGCCGGCGATGTGGACGCTGCAACGAACCGGTAGCGCCCTGGTCGGCCCGCCCATCTGA